One genomic window of Indioceanicola profundi includes the following:
- a CDS encoding nucleoside deaminase — translation MTDDLAFLRRSAELSRHGMLTGAGGPFGAVIVLDGKVVGEGWNQVTSTNDPTAHAEVVAIRKACAELGRFDLRGGVIYASCEPCPMCLAAIHWARLDRIVFANSRDEAASIGFDDALIYGQIPLAPEDRDLPCKHVPLREALDVFKEWTAKADRVPY, via the coding sequence ATGACCGACGATCTCGCCTTCCTTCGCCGCTCGGCGGAACTGTCCCGGCATGGAATGCTGACCGGCGCCGGGGGGCCATTCGGGGCGGTGATCGTGCTGGACGGGAAGGTGGTGGGGGAAGGGTGGAACCAGGTCACCTCCACCAACGATCCCACCGCCCATGCCGAGGTGGTGGCGATCCGCAAGGCCTGCGCGGAGCTTGGCCGGTTCGATCTTCGCGGAGGCGTGATCTATGCGAGCTGCGAACCCTGCCCCATGTGCCTCGCCGCCATCCATTGGGCGCGGCTGGACCGGATCGTCTTCGCCAACAGCCGGGACGAGGCGGCCTCCATCGGGTTTGACGATGCTCTGATCTATGGCCAGATTCCTCTGGCTCCGGAAGATCGTGATCTGCCCTGCAAGCACGTCCCCCTGCGGGAGGCGCTGGACGTGTTCAAGGAGTGGACGGCGAAGGCGGACCGGGTTCCTTACTGA
- a CDS encoding DUF2279 domain-containing protein has translation MPLLIRLFSIVALLICMTGPAAALWDEEWSKERKAFHLNVGAGASVLAWGAFAWDWGSGGPRFQDEGWFSRTTTEGGADKLGHGWSGYALGHLFSRQYEQWGFTQREAARYGAFSSIGIMGLVELGDSISDDYGFSYQDMLFNVAGAALGYVLWDYPDLARKIDFRAEYDPFRGGPFQTDVFTDYERLKYLLAIKAEGFDAIQNPALRSLELHLGFYARGYRDYDQFQPEQDERRRHVYVGIGLNVTRLLGARADVGRVFNYIQVPYTYVSHGWNVDR, from the coding sequence ATGCCGCTTCTGATCCGGTTGTTCAGCATCGTCGCTCTCCTCATCTGCATGACCGGGCCGGCAGCGGCCCTCTGGGACGAGGAATGGAGCAAAGAGCGCAAGGCGTTCCATCTCAATGTCGGCGCCGGTGCTTCCGTTCTCGCCTGGGGCGCTTTCGCCTGGGACTGGGGCTCCGGTGGTCCGCGTTTTCAGGATGAGGGCTGGTTCAGCCGCACGACGACGGAGGGTGGCGCCGACAAGCTCGGCCATGGGTGGAGCGGCTATGCCCTCGGCCATCTCTTTTCCCGCCAGTACGAGCAGTGGGGATTTACGCAAAGGGAGGCGGCCCGGTATGGGGCATTCTCCTCCATCGGCATCATGGGGCTGGTGGAGCTGGGCGACTCCATCAGCGACGATTACGGCTTCTCATATCAGGACATGCTGTTCAACGTCGCCGGGGCGGCCCTTGGCTACGTCCTCTGGGACTATCCGGACCTGGCGCGGAAAATCGATTTTCGGGCCGAGTACGACCCGTTCCGCGGCGGTCCGTTCCAGACCGACGTGTTCACGGATTATGAGCGGCTGAAATATCTGCTGGCCATCAAGGCGGAGGGCTTCGACGCGATCCAGAACCCGGCGCTGCGCAGCCTAGAACTGCATCTCGGCTTCTATGCCCGCGGGTATCGGGATTACGACCAGTTCCAACCCGAGCAGGATGAGCGGCGGCGGCACGTCTATGTCGGGATCGGCCTGAATGTTACCCGGCTTCTGGGGGCGAGGGCGGATGTCGGCAGGGTCTTCAACTACATCCAGGTGCCCTATACCTACGTGTCGCACGGCTGGAACGTCGACCGTTGA
- a CDS encoding TCR/Tet family MFS transporter — MPLPGSRSAAVPFILVTIFLDVLAFGIAIPVLPEIIRQMTEGSADLAARWTGLLMAGFAFMQFVFAPILGALSDRFGRRTILLASAFGAALDHLVVVFAPTVWWLLVGRMLCGVTAASFPVANAYIADITPPEHRARGFGLLGAALGLGFVLGPIIGGVLGGIDLRLPFMVAAGLAGLSFIYGFLVLPESLPAEHRRPFRWSQANPAASLLALRENPTVMGLAGTLVCLMLAFGVLQSVWVLSTAERFGWSPLENGLSLTLVGFATALVQGALLSPIVKRLGDRRTILGGIGTMLLAYVAYGLAPAGVVFCAAILMHTLGGVASPTMQGLITRSVDPGRQGAVQGAITSLNNLTFIAAPMIGAGLFAGFTGPAAALPLPGIPFLFGAASLGAAFLIARRVLGRMPVAVPAE; from the coding sequence ATGCCGTTGCCCGGTTCGCGCTCCGCCGCTGTTCCTTTTATCCTGGTCACGATCTTCCTCGATGTGCTGGCCTTCGGGATCGCCATTCCCGTGCTGCCGGAGATCATCCGGCAGATGACCGAAGGAAGCGCCGATCTGGCAGCCCGGTGGACCGGGCTGTTGATGGCGGGCTTCGCCTTCATGCAGTTCGTGTTCGCGCCGATCCTGGGGGCGTTGAGCGACCGGTTCGGCAGGCGGACGATTCTGCTGGCCTCCGCCTTCGGGGCGGCATTGGACCATCTGGTCGTGGTCTTCGCGCCCACCGTGTGGTGGCTGCTGGTCGGCCGGATGCTGTGCGGCGTCACCGCAGCAAGCTTTCCCGTGGCGAATGCCTATATCGCCGACATCACCCCGCCGGAGCATCGGGCCCGCGGCTTCGGTCTGCTGGGCGCGGCCTTGGGGCTGGGCTTCGTCCTGGGGCCGATCATCGGCGGAGTCCTGGGCGGGATCGACCTCCGCCTTCCCTTCATGGTCGCGGCCGGGCTGGCGGGCCTGAGCTTCATCTACGGCTTCCTGGTCCTGCCCGAAAGTCTGCCGGCGGAGCATCGGCGGCCATTCCGCTGGAGCCAGGCGAACCCGGCCGCATCCTTGCTGGCCCTACGGGAGAACCCGACGGTAATGGGGCTGGCCGGCACCTTGGTCTGCTTGATGCTGGCCTTCGGCGTGCTCCAATCGGTCTGGGTACTTTCCACCGCGGAACGTTTCGGTTGGTCGCCCTTGGAGAACGGGCTAAGCCTGACGCTGGTCGGCTTCGCCACCGCCCTGGTGCAGGGCGCGCTGCTATCCCCCATCGTCAAGCGGCTGGGGGACCGGAGAACCATTCTGGGCGGCATCGGGACGATGCTGCTGGCCTATGTGGCCTACGGGCTGGCTCCCGCAGGAGTCGTCTTCTGCGCGGCTATTCTGATGCATACGCTGGGCGGGGTCGCCTCTCCCACCATGCAGGGGCTTATCACGCGTTCGGTCGACCCGGGCCGGCAGGGCGCCGTCCAGGGGGCGATCACCAGCCTGAACAACCTGACCTTCATCGCAGCGCCCATGATCGGCGCCGGCCTCTTCGCCGGCTTCACCGGACCGGCCGCCGCCCTGCCCTTGCCCGGCATCCCCTTCCTGTTCGGCGCGGCGAGCCTGGGAGCGGCATTCCTCATCGCCCGGCGGGTGCTGGGGCGGATGCCGGTCGCAGTGCCCGCGGAGTAG
- the pgmG gene encoding phosphoglucomutase/phosphomannomutase PgmG, translated as MTLAHQFHPTVLREYDIRGIIGKTLTADDARAIGRGFGTIVARAGGRRVAIGYDGRLSSPELEAACVEGLVSTGLSVVRIGLGPTPMLYFTVRHMNLDAGVMITGSHNPPDYNGFKMMLGKAPFFGEQILQIGKLAAEGDFVTGQGSSEQIDVKDAYVDRLLQDYDGTTPLKCAWDAGNGATGEILRRLVARLPGEHITLFDEIDGNFPNHHPDPTVPENLEDITETVHKEKCALGIAFDGDGDRIGAIDEKGRIVWGDQLVAIYAMDVLKDHPGATIIADVKASQTLFDEIERNGGKPLMWKTGHSLLKAKMAETGSPLAGEMSGHIFFADKYYGFDDALYCGIRLLGLVSRMGPLSALRDRLPPVLNTPEVRFQVNEERKFAAIDEIKARVKADAAGNPDLQVNDIDGVRVKTPDGWWLLRASNTQDVLVARAEAFSEEGLERLKGFIKEQLKASGIEAPAGF; from the coding sequence ATGACGCTTGCCCACCAGTTCCATCCCACGGTTCTGCGCGAATACGACATCCGCGGGATCATCGGTAAGACTCTGACCGCCGACGACGCCCGCGCCATTGGCCGCGGCTTCGGCACCATCGTGGCCCGCGCCGGCGGAAGGCGCGTGGCCATCGGCTATGACGGCCGCCTGTCTTCGCCGGAACTCGAGGCGGCCTGCGTGGAGGGGCTGGTCTCCACCGGCCTGTCCGTGGTGCGCATCGGCCTGGGCCCGACGCCGATGCTGTACTTCACCGTGCGGCACATGAATCTCGATGCCGGCGTCATGATCACCGGCTCCCACAACCCGCCGGACTATAACGGCTTCAAGATGATGCTGGGCAAGGCCCCCTTCTTCGGGGAGCAGATCCTGCAGATCGGGAAGCTGGCGGCGGAGGGCGACTTCGTCACCGGCCAGGGTTCGTCGGAACAGATCGACGTCAAGGACGCCTATGTCGACCGCCTGCTTCAGGACTATGACGGCACCACGCCGCTGAAGTGCGCCTGGGATGCCGGCAACGGCGCGACGGGTGAGATCCTCCGGCGGCTGGTGGCGCGCCTGCCGGGTGAGCACATCACCCTGTTCGACGAGATCGACGGCAACTTCCCGAACCACCATCCGGACCCCACGGTGCCCGAGAACCTCGAGGACATCACAGAAACGGTCCATAAGGAGAAGTGCGCGCTGGGCATCGCCTTTGACGGCGATGGCGACCGTATCGGCGCCATCGACGAGAAGGGCCGCATCGTCTGGGGCGACCAGCTGGTGGCCATCTACGCCATGGATGTCCTGAAGGATCATCCGGGCGCGACCATCATCGCCGACGTCAAGGCCAGCCAGACCTTGTTCGATGAGATCGAGCGGAATGGCGGCAAGCCGCTGATGTGGAAGACCGGCCACTCCCTGCTGAAGGCGAAAATGGCGGAGACCGGCAGCCCGCTGGCGGGTGAGATGTCCGGCCATATCTTCTTCGCCGACAAATATTACGGCTTCGACGACGCCCTGTACTGCGGCATCCGCCTGCTGGGGCTGGTCAGCCGCATGGGCCCGCTTTCCGCCCTGCGGGACCGGCTGCCGCCGGTGCTGAACACGCCGGAAGTCCGCTTCCAGGTGAATGAAGAGCGGAAATTCGCCGCCATTGACGAGATCAAGGCGCGGGTGAAGGCCGATGCGGCTGGCAACCCCGACCTTCAGGTCAACGACATCGATGGCGTTCGGGTGAAGACCCCGGACGGCTGGTGGCTGCTCCGCGCGTCCAACACCCAGGACGTGCTGGTGGCCCGCGCCGAGGCGTTCAGCGAGGAAGGGCTGGAGCGGCTGAAGGGCTTCATCAAGGAGCAGCTCAAGGCCAGCGGGATCGAAGCGCCCGCCGGCTTCTGA
- the clpA gene encoding ATP-dependent Clp protease ATP-binding subunit ClpA, translated as MLSRNLEQTLHRALAFANERRHEYATLEHLLLALTEDQDAVAVLRACGVEIQKLRTELVEYLDNELTNLITNRPDDAKPTAGFQRVLQRAAIHVQSSGREEVTGANVLVALFSERESHAVYFLQEQEMTRFDAVNYISHGIAKAPGRTETKRVSGADDDAQAEKVVKKGTEALEAYCVNLNKKAASGKIDPLIGREQEVERTIQILCRRSKNNPLYVGDPGVGKTAIAEGLARRIVHGEVPEVLKDSTIFALDMGALLAGTRYRGDFEERLKSVVSELEALEGSILFIDEIHTVIGAGATSGGAMDASNLLKPALASGSLRCVGSTTYKEYRNYFEKDRALVRRFQKIDVNEPTIDDAIKILEGIKTYYEQYHKVRYTKDAIKSAVELSAKYIGDRKLPDKAIDVIDEVGAAQALLPDSKRKKTIAQKDVEAVIAKIARIPPKSVSRDDKEVLQNLERDLKTMVFGQDQAIDALVSAIKLARAGLRDAEKPIGNYLFSGPTGVGKTEVAKQLARTLGIELTRFDMSEYMERHTVSRLIGAPPGYVGFDQGGLLTDAVDQHPHCVLLLDEIEKAHPDLYNILLQVMDHGKLTDHNGKTVDFRNVILIMTTNAGAADMAKAAIGFGREVRIGEDEEAIKKMFTPEFRNRLDAIVPFAGLKEETVARVVDKFVMELEAQLSDRGVTIELSDEAREWLAKKGYDPIMGARPLARTIQEHVKKPLAEELLFGRLTKGGAVTVVVKDNHLDFTYAEPKGGREDEKVPEMVE; from the coding sequence ATGCTCTCGCGTAACCTCGAGCAGACGCTCCACCGAGCCCTGGCCTTCGCCAACGAGCGCCGCCACGAGTACGCTACCCTCGAACACCTCCTGCTTGCCTTGACCGAAGACCAGGACGCCGTGGCGGTCCTGCGTGCTTGCGGGGTGGAAATTCAGAAGCTCCGCACGGAGCTTGTCGAGTACCTCGACAACGAACTGACAAACCTGATCACCAACCGGCCCGACGACGCCAAACCGACTGCAGGCTTCCAGCGCGTCCTGCAGCGGGCGGCGATCCACGTCCAAAGTTCGGGCCGTGAAGAGGTGACGGGAGCCAATGTGCTGGTTGCCCTGTTCTCCGAACGCGAGAGCCACGCAGTCTATTTCCTGCAGGAGCAGGAGATGACCCGGTTCGACGCGGTGAACTACATCTCTCACGGCATCGCCAAGGCGCCCGGCCGCACTGAAACAAAGCGTGTCTCCGGAGCTGACGACGACGCCCAGGCGGAGAAGGTCGTGAAAAAAGGCACTGAGGCCCTCGAAGCGTACTGCGTCAACCTCAACAAGAAGGCGGCCAGCGGCAAGATCGACCCGCTGATCGGCCGGGAGCAGGAGGTCGAACGGACCATCCAGATCCTGTGCCGCCGCTCCAAGAACAACCCGCTCTATGTGGGTGACCCCGGCGTCGGCAAGACCGCCATCGCGGAAGGCCTCGCCCGCCGCATCGTCCACGGCGAGGTGCCGGAGGTGCTGAAGGACAGCACCATCTTCGCCCTCGACATGGGTGCGCTGCTGGCCGGCACCCGCTACCGCGGCGACTTCGAGGAGAGGCTGAAGTCCGTCGTCTCCGAACTGGAGGCGCTGGAAGGTTCGATACTCTTCATCGACGAAATCCACACGGTGATCGGCGCCGGCGCCACCAGCGGCGGAGCCATGGATGCGTCCAACCTGCTGAAGCCGGCCCTGGCCTCGGGCTCGCTGCGCTGCGTCGGCTCCACGACGTACAAGGAGTACCGGAACTACTTCGAGAAGGACCGGGCCCTGGTGCGCCGCTTCCAGAAGATCGACGTCAACGAGCCGACAATCGATGACGCGATCAAGATCCTGGAAGGCATCAAGACTTACTACGAGCAGTATCACAAGGTCCGCTACACCAAGGACGCCATCAAGTCGGCGGTGGAGCTGTCGGCCAAGTACATCGGGGACCGAAAGCTGCCCGACAAGGCGATCGATGTGATCGACGAGGTCGGCGCCGCCCAGGCCCTGCTGCCGGACAGCAAGCGGAAGAAGACCATCGCCCAGAAGGACGTGGAGGCGGTGATCGCCAAGATCGCCCGCATCCCGCCCAAATCCGTCAGCCGTGACGACAAGGAAGTGCTGCAGAACCTGGAACGCGACCTGAAGACCATGGTCTTCGGCCAGGACCAGGCCATCGACGCCCTTGTCTCCGCCATCAAGCTGGCCCGTGCCGGCCTGCGCGATGCGGAGAAGCCGATCGGCAACTATCTGTTCTCCGGCCCGACCGGCGTCGGCAAGACCGAGGTGGCCAAGCAACTCGCCCGCACGCTGGGGATCGAGCTGACCCGCTTCGACATGTCGGAATACATGGAGCGGCACACGGTCAGCCGCCTGATCGGCGCCCCTCCGGGCTATGTCGGGTTCGACCAGGGCGGTCTGCTGACCGACGCTGTGGACCAGCACCCGCACTGCGTCCTGCTGCTGGATGAGATCGAGAAGGCCCATCCGGACCTTTACAACATCCTGCTGCAGGTCATGGATCACGGGAAGCTGACCGACCACAACGGCAAGACGGTGGATTTCCGCAACGTCATCCTGATCATGACCACCAATGCCGGCGCTGCCGACATGGCCAAGGCCGCCATCGGCTTCGGCCGGGAGGTCCGGATCGGCGAGGATGAGGAGGCGATCAAGAAGATGTTCACGCCGGAATTCCGCAACCGGCTGGACGCCATCGTGCCCTTCGCCGGTCTGAAGGAAGAGACGGTGGCCCGCGTCGTGGACAAGTTCGTGATGGAGCTGGAAGCCCAGCTCAGCGACCGCGGCGTGACCATTGAGCTGTCCGACGAGGCCCGCGAGTGGCTGGCCAAGAAGGGCTACGACCCGATCATGGGCGCCCGTCCGCTGGCCCGCACCATCCAGGAGCATGTCAAGAAGCCCCTGGCGGAGGAACTGCTGTTCGGCCGTCTCACCAAGGGCGGTGCGGTCACGGTGGTGGTCAAGGACAACCACCTGGACTTCACCTACGCGGAGCCGAAGGGCGGCCGCGAGGACGAGAAGGTGCCGGAGATGGTGGAGTAA
- a CDS encoding phasin family protein, protein MAIRARTPKVAAAVAPATEAAETIQTNAQAAPDTAVKNVEQAMAYAKEQVDKMGKQVFQAYDDVAGQYKANVDALMQSSTVVAKGFETLSRAMMAYTQAQYEQGVTAAKAMMAVKTMRELVDLQTEYARTSFDAMVAEATKVSEISVKVASEAVEPISARINATVEKLAKPGLAA, encoded by the coding sequence ATGGCGATCCGTGCCAGAACCCCGAAGGTCGCAGCAGCCGTGGCGCCAGCCACGGAAGCGGCCGAAACGATCCAGACCAATGCGCAGGCGGCCCCGGACACGGCCGTAAAGAATGTGGAGCAGGCCATGGCCTATGCGAAGGAACAGGTGGATAAGATGGGCAAGCAGGTTTTTCAGGCTTATGACGATGTCGCCGGCCAGTACAAGGCGAACGTGGACGCGCTGATGCAGTCCAGCACCGTCGTGGCCAAGGGTTTCGAGACCCTGTCCAGGGCCATGATGGCCTATACCCAGGCCCAGTACGAGCAGGGCGTCACCGCCGCCAAGGCCATGATGGCCGTGAAGACGATGCGCGAGCTGGTCGATCTGCAGACCGAATATGCCCGCACCAGCTTCGACGCCATGGTCGCGGAGGCCACCAAGGTCTCCGAAATCTCCGTGAAGGTGGCGAGCGAGGCGGTCGAGCCGATCTCCGCGCGCATCAACGCGACGGTTGAGAAGCTTGCGAAGCCGGGCCTCGCAGCCTGA
- a CDS encoding D-alanyl-D-alanine carboxypeptidase gives MFSTADAPSRVGHLRAALLMPLALLALLVLAPLPALAKYASIVIDAKSGQVLHAANADTRNFPASLTKMMTLFMTFEALERGKLKLDQSLPVSARAEGMAPSKLGLRRGQTITVEECIRALATKSANDAAVVLAEAIGGTEIEFARMMTERARKLGMTRTTFRNASGLPNAGQLSTARDMARLAQALIQDQGKYYPYFNTRSFSFRGVTHRSHNRLMARYEGMDGLKTGYIRASGFNLVSSAVRDGRRLIGVVFGGETAAWRDNHMADLLDEAFNGTTTPMLVAAVGAAGRRAADMPVPSRKPDGSENDVASVVAAAAGAIASGAGELALAKPAIAGTLAAPNPAREPSGWGIQVGAFNNKAASQKAVASASERAPALLNAAIPHVVEVPTDGGRLYRARLMGLDEKSARTVCAQLSRAGLGCLTVPPAGR, from the coding sequence ATGTTCTCAACCGCCGATGCTCCTTCCCGCGTGGGGCATCTCCGGGCCGCGCTGCTGATGCCTCTGGCACTGCTGGCGTTGCTGGTCCTGGCGCCCCTCCCCGCCCTGGCCAAGTACGCGTCCATTGTCATCGACGCGAAAAGCGGACAGGTGTTGCACGCCGCCAATGCGGATACCCGCAATTTCCCAGCGTCCCTCACCAAAATGATGACGCTGTTCATGACCTTCGAGGCGCTGGAGCGCGGGAAGCTGAAGCTCGACCAGAGTCTTCCGGTTTCCGCCCGGGCCGAGGGCATGGCTCCCAGCAAGCTCGGCCTGCGGCGCGGTCAGACCATCACGGTGGAGGAGTGCATCCGCGCCCTCGCCACCAAGTCCGCCAATGATGCGGCCGTCGTGCTGGCCGAGGCGATCGGCGGAACGGAAATCGAGTTCGCCCGGATGATGACGGAGCGCGCCCGCAAGCTGGGCATGACCCGCACCACGTTCCGCAACGCTTCCGGCCTTCCGAATGCCGGCCAGCTCTCCACCGCGCGGGACATGGCCCGGCTGGCCCAGGCGCTGATCCAGGATCAGGGCAAGTACTACCCCTACTTCAACACCCGCAGCTTCAGCTTCCGCGGCGTCACGCACCGCAGCCACAACCGGTTGATGGCCCGATACGAGGGCATGGACGGTCTGAAGACCGGATATATCCGTGCCTCCGGCTTCAATCTCGTCTCCTCCGCCGTGCGCGACGGGCGGCGGCTGATCGGAGTCGTGTTCGGCGGCGAGACCGCGGCATGGCGCGACAACCACATGGCGGACCTGCTGGACGAAGCGTTCAATGGCACCACCACGCCGATGCTGGTGGCGGCGGTGGGCGCGGCCGGCCGGCGCGCTGCAGACATGCCGGTTCCCAGCCGCAAGCCCGACGGATCGGAGAACGACGTGGCGTCGGTCGTCGCCGCTGCCGCCGGAGCGATCGCCAGCGGGGCCGGTGAACTGGCCCTGGCCAAGCCGGCCATTGCCGGAACCCTCGCGGCTCCCAACCCTGCGCGGGAGCCGAGCGGCTGGGGCATCCAGGTCGGCGCCTTCAACAACAAGGCCGCCAGCCAGAAGGCCGTCGCCAGCGCGTCCGAGCGGGCGCCAGCCCTGTTGAACGCCGCCATCCCCCATGTGGTGGAAGTGCCGACCGACGGCGGCAGGCTGTACCGCGCCCGTCTGATGGGCCTGGACGAGAAGAGCGCGCGCACCGTCTGCGCCCAACTCTCCCGCGCCGGCCTGGGCTGCCTGACGGTTCCTCCGGCAGGACGCTGA
- the clpS gene encoding ATP-dependent Clp protease adapter ClpS — MADQDKTGDGGTGTGVVVKAKPKTKKPSMYKVLMLNDDYTPMEFVVHVLERFFNKNREEATRIMLHVHRRGVGVCGVFTYEVAETKVTQVMDFARQHQHPLQCTLEKD; from the coding sequence ATGGCCGATCAGGACAAGACTGGAGACGGGGGTACGGGAACCGGCGTGGTCGTCAAGGCCAAGCCGAAGACCAAGAAGCCTTCGATGTACAAAGTCTTGATGTTGAATGACGACTACACGCCGATGGAGTTTGTCGTCCACGTGTTGGAGCGTTTTTTCAACAAGAACCGCGAAGAGGCCACCCGCATCATGTTGCATGTGCACAGGCGCGGGGTTGGTGTCTGCGGGGTCTTCACCTACGAGGTGGCGGAGACGAAAGTGACGCAGGTCATGGACTTCGCCCGCCAGCACCAGCACCCTCTGCAGTGTACTCTTGAGAAGGATTAG
- a CDS encoding peptidase produces the protein MTYCLGIKIRDGLIGLSDGRITSGSQVSVARKVTLLGSGGDRFFIMTSGLRSVRDKTLAYLRRERSRPDAKPFETMLDAVTAFSDCLRQVTAEDKDALAASKLAFNLHAIIGGRLPGDTEPTMFLVYPEGNWIEVDERTPYLSIGATAYGKPILDRALSHDTPMQTALKIAYLSFDSSRYSSADVGFPVDLVTYSNADRTWREAQYDYDDLVEQRQWWNKHITKLATELPDSPWADRLLTPRNIVTAAE, from the coding sequence ATGACCTACTGCCTCGGCATCAAGATTCGCGACGGACTCATCGGACTCTCCGATGGCCGCATCACCAGCGGTAGCCAGGTTTCCGTGGCCCGCAAAGTGACGCTGCTCGGGTCCGGCGGCGACCGCTTCTTCATCATGACGTCCGGCCTGCGCAGCGTGCGGGACAAGACACTGGCCTATCTACGGCGGGAGCGGAGCCGCCCCGATGCCAAGCCGTTCGAGACCATGCTGGACGCGGTAACGGCCTTCTCCGATTGCCTGCGGCAGGTCACGGCGGAGGACAAGGATGCGCTGGCTGCGTCCAAGCTGGCCTTCAACCTGCACGCCATCATCGGCGGCCGCCTGCCGGGCGACACCGAACCGACCATGTTCCTGGTCTATCCGGAAGGCAACTGGATCGAGGTGGATGAGCGGACGCCCTATCTCTCCATTGGCGCCACAGCTTATGGCAAGCCGATCCTGGACCGGGCCCTGTCCCACGATACCCCGATGCAGACGGCCCTGAAGATCGCCTACCTTTCGTTCGACAGCAGCCGGTACAGCAGCGCCGACGTGGGCTTCCCCGTGGATCTCGTGACCTACAGCAATGCCGACCGGACCTGGCGGGAGGCGCAGTACGATTACGACGATCTGGTCGAGCAGCGGCAATGGTGGAACAAGCACATCACGAAGCTTGCCACTGAACTTCCGGATTCGCCCTGGGCCGACCGGCTGCTGACGCCGCGCAACATCGTTACGGCTGCGGAATAA
- a CDS encoding UDP-glucose dehydrogenase family protein, with product MKIAMIGTGYVGLVSGACFSEFGVTVCCVDKDAGKIERLKRGEIPIYEPGLEDLVEKNAKAGRLSFTTDLAEAVQGADAVFIAVGTPTRRGDGHADLSYVYAAAEEIGRALDPNRYTVVVTKSTVPVGTGREVARVIRKARPEADFDVASNPEFLREGAAIADFMRPDRVVIGTDSDRARAVMRALYRPLYLIETPIVLTSLETSELIKYAANTFLAAKITFINEVADLCERVGADVHDVAKGIGLDGRIGKKFLHPGPGYGGSCFPKDTLALVRTAQDYGAPLRIIETVVEVNDQRKKAMAGRIIEACGGSVKDKRVAVLGVTFKPNTDDMRDAPSLDIIPMLQEAGAQVYAYDPAGMHEARRMLPGVTWCDDAYAPLEEADCVTILTEWNEFRALDLRRVRSLLKAPVMVDLRNIYNPEEMDMAGFEYYSIGRPSRLPHATTTREPQETALI from the coding sequence ATGAAGATCGCGATGATCGGTACGGGGTATGTGGGTCTGGTCTCGGGGGCCTGCTTCTCCGAATTCGGCGTGACAGTGTGCTGCGTCGACAAGGACGCAGGCAAGATCGAGCGGCTGAAGCGGGGAGAAATCCCGATCTACGAGCCGGGCCTCGAGGATCTGGTGGAGAAGAACGCCAAGGCCGGACGGCTGAGCTTCACCACCGATCTGGCGGAGGCCGTCCAGGGCGCCGACGCGGTCTTCATCGCGGTGGGCACGCCGACCCGGCGCGGCGACGGCCATGCCGACCTTTCCTATGTCTATGCCGCGGCCGAGGAGATCGGGCGCGCGCTGGACCCCAACCGTTACACGGTGGTGGTGACCAAGAGCACCGTGCCGGTGGGGACGGGCCGCGAAGTGGCGCGGGTGATCCGCAAGGCCCGGCCGGAGGCGGATTTCGATGTGGCCTCCAACCCGGAGTTCCTGCGCGAGGGTGCGGCCATTGCCGATTTCATGCGCCCCGACCGGGTGGTGATCGGCACCGACAGCGATCGGGCGCGGGCGGTGATGCGGGCGCTGTATCGGCCCTTGTACCTGATCGAGACCCCGATCGTGCTGACCAGCCTGGAAACCTCCGAGCTGATCAAGTACGCCGCCAACACCTTCCTGGCCGCCAAGATCACCTTCATCAACGAGGTGGCGGACCTGTGCGAGCGCGTGGGCGCCGACGTTCACGACGTCGCCAAGGGCATCGGGCTGGACGGCCGGATCGGCAAGAAGTTCCTGCACCCGGGCCCCGGCTATGGCGGATCGTGCTTCCCCAAGGACACGCTGGCCCTGGTGCGTACGGCCCAGGATTACGGTGCGCCGCTGCGCATCATCGAAACGGTGGTCGAGGTCAATGACCAGCGCAAGAAGGCCATGGCCGGGCGCATCATCGAGGCCTGCGGCGGCAGCGTGAAGGACAAGCGCGTCGCCGTTCTGGGCGTGACCTTCAAGCCCAACACCGACGACATGCGCGACGCTCCGTCGCTGGACATCATTCCGATGCTTCAGGAGGCCGGGGCGCAGGTCTACGCATACGATCCTGCCGGCATGCACGAGGCGCGCCGGATGCTCCCGGGTGTGACTTGGTGCGACGATGCCTATGCCCCGCTGGAGGAGGCCGACTGTGTCACCATCCTTACGGAATGGAACGAGTTCCGCGCGCTCGACCTTCGCCGCGTCCGCTCGCTGCTGAAGGCGCCGGTCATGGTCGATCTGCGCAACATCTATAATCCGGAAGAAATGGACATGGCCGGTTTCGAGTACTACTCGATCGGACGCCCGTCCCGCCTGCCGCACGCGACAACAACGCGCGAACCCCAAGAGACGGCGCTGATCTGA